One Saimiri boliviensis isolate mSaiBol1 chromosome 5, mSaiBol1.pri, whole genome shotgun sequence genomic window carries:
- the LOC141579871 gene encoding coiled-coil domain-containing protein 74B-like isoform X2, translating into MIGAGVAAGSRPPSSPTPGSRVTWRRRQRPAVGVQSLGPPSPQLVQSDPQKRVLVLEKSLQFLQQQHSETLVKLHEEIEHLKRENKGSLSMSSFQSVKSMSNSTVPANSQGKARPQPSSFKKQDLKADVPQKVDLEEEPLLHHSTLDKVPGVQGQVKDEKAEASHAGAACAGGSQYQGRQMMGVYPPMTLPPHLRKPTTLQQCEVLIRQLWNANLLQAQELQHLKSLLEGSQRPQVVPEEAGSSSPRDQEAMQFPKISTKSLPKKCTLLSGDAHGDSPSTHPSLLLSPMPIAERAILPALKHTLKNNFAERQKRLQAMQKRRLHRSVL; encoded by the exons ATGATCGGTGCGGGGGTGGCGGCCGGGTCGCGGCCCCCCAGCTCGCCGACCCCAGGCTCCCGGGTTACATGGCGCCGGCGCCAGCGCCCCGCTGTGGGCGTCCAGTCCCTGGGGCCGCCGAGCCCGCAGCTCGTGCAGAGCGACCCGCAGAAGCGGGTCCTGGTCCTGGAGAAGAGCCTGCAGTTCCTGCAGCAGCAGCACTCGGAGACTCTGGTCAAGCTCCACGAGGAGATCGAGCACCTGAAGCGGGAGAACAAGG GCAGCCTCTCCATGTCAAGCTTCCAGTCTGTCAAGTCCATGTCAAATTCCACGGTGCCAG CCAACTCTCAAGGCAAGGCCAGGCCCCAGCCCAGCTCCTTCAAGAAGCAAGACTTGAAAGCTGATGTCCCCCAGAAAGTGGACCTGGAAGAGGAGCCCCTACTTCACCACAGCACGCTGGACAAGGTTCCTGGGGTGCAAGGGCAGGTCAA AGACGAGAAGGCAGAGGCCTCTCACGCAGGGGCTGCCTGTGCAGGGGGCAGCCAATACCAGGGCAGGCAGATGATGGGGGTGTACCCCCCGATGACTCTGCCCCCTCACCTGCGAAAGCCCACCACACTTCAGCAGTGCGAAGTGCTCATCCGCCAGCTGTGGAATGCCAACCTCCTGCAGGCCCAAGAG CTGCAGCACCTCAAGTCCCTCCTGGAAGGGAGCCAGAGGCCCCAGGTGGTCCCAGAGGAGGCTGGATCTAGCTCTCCCAG GGACCAGGAAGCCATGCAGTTCCCCAAGATCTCCACCAAGAGCCTCCCCAAGAAATG cacacTCCTCTCCGGGGATGCTCACGGAGACAGTCCCTCTACCCACCCCAGCCTGCTTCTGAGCCCCATGCCTATAGCGGAGCGTGCCATCCTGCCTGCACTGAAGCACACCCTGAAGAACAACTTTGCTGAGCGGCAGAAGAGGCTGCAGGCAATGCAGAAACGGCGCCTGCACCGCTCCGTGCTTTGA
- the LOC141579871 gene encoding coiled-coil domain-containing protein 74B-like isoform X4 — protein sequence MIGAGVAAGSRPPSSPTPGSRVTWRRRQRPAVGVQSLGPPSPQLVQSDPQKRVLVLEKSLQFLQQQHSETLVKLHEEIEHLKRENKANSQGKARPQPSSFKKQDLKADVPQKVDLEEEPLLHHSTLDKVPGVQGQVKDEKAEASHAGAACAGGSQYQGRQMMGVYPPMTLPPHLRKPTTLQQCEVLIRQLWNANLLQAQELQHLKSLLEGSQRPQVVPEEAGSSSPRDQEAMQFPKISTKSLPKKCTLLSGDAHGDSPSTHPSLLLSPMPIAERAILPALKHTLKNNFAERQKRLQAMQKRRLHRSVL from the exons ATGATCGGTGCGGGGGTGGCGGCCGGGTCGCGGCCCCCCAGCTCGCCGACCCCAGGCTCCCGGGTTACATGGCGCCGGCGCCAGCGCCCCGCTGTGGGCGTCCAGTCCCTGGGGCCGCCGAGCCCGCAGCTCGTGCAGAGCGACCCGCAGAAGCGGGTCCTGGTCCTGGAGAAGAGCCTGCAGTTCCTGCAGCAGCAGCACTCGGAGACTCTGGTCAAGCTCCACGAGGAGATCGAGCACCTGAAGCGGGAGAACAAGG CCAACTCTCAAGGCAAGGCCAGGCCCCAGCCCAGCTCCTTCAAGAAGCAAGACTTGAAAGCTGATGTCCCCCAGAAAGTGGACCTGGAAGAGGAGCCCCTACTTCACCACAGCACGCTGGACAAGGTTCCTGGGGTGCAAGGGCAGGTCAA AGACGAGAAGGCAGAGGCCTCTCACGCAGGGGCTGCCTGTGCAGGGGGCAGCCAATACCAGGGCAGGCAGATGATGGGGGTGTACCCCCCGATGACTCTGCCCCCTCACCTGCGAAAGCCCACCACACTTCAGCAGTGCGAAGTGCTCATCCGCCAGCTGTGGAATGCCAACCTCCTGCAGGCCCAAGAG CTGCAGCACCTCAAGTCCCTCCTGGAAGGGAGCCAGAGGCCCCAGGTGGTCCCAGAGGAGGCTGGATCTAGCTCTCCCAG GGACCAGGAAGCCATGCAGTTCCCCAAGATCTCCACCAAGAGCCTCCCCAAGAAATG cacacTCCTCTCCGGGGATGCTCACGGAGACAGTCCCTCTACCCACCCCAGCCTGCTTCTGAGCCCCATGCCTATAGCGGAGCGTGCCATCCTGCCTGCACTGAAGCACACCCTGAAGAACAACTTTGCTGAGCGGCAGAAGAGGCTGCAGGCAATGCAGAAACGGCGCCTGCACCGCTCCGTGCTTTGA
- the LOC141579871 gene encoding coiled-coil domain-containing protein 74B-like isoform X1, with translation MIGAGVAAGSRPPSSPTPGSRVTWRRRQRPAVGVQSLGPPSPQLVQSDPQKRVLVLEKSLQFLQQQHSETLVKLHEEIEHLKRENKELHYKLIMNQKLQKKGSLSMSSFQSVKSMSNSTVPANSQGKARPQPSSFKKQDLKADVPQKVDLEEEPLLHHSTLDKVPGVQGQVKDEKAEASHAGAACAGGSQYQGRQMMGVYPPMTLPPHLRKPTTLQQCEVLIRQLWNANLLQAQELQHLKSLLEGSQRPQVVPEEAGSSSPRDQEAMQFPKISTKSLPKKCTLLSGDAHGDSPSTHPSLLLSPMPIAERAILPALKHTLKNNFAERQKRLQAMQKRRLHRSVL, from the exons ATGATCGGTGCGGGGGTGGCGGCCGGGTCGCGGCCCCCCAGCTCGCCGACCCCAGGCTCCCGGGTTACATGGCGCCGGCGCCAGCGCCCCGCTGTGGGCGTCCAGTCCCTGGGGCCGCCGAGCCCGCAGCTCGTGCAGAGCGACCCGCAGAAGCGGGTCCTGGTCCTGGAGAAGAGCCTGCAGTTCCTGCAGCAGCAGCACTCGGAGACTCTGGTCAAGCTCCACGAGGAGATCGAGCACCTGAAGCGGGAGAACAAGG AGCTCCATTACAAGCTCATAATGAATCAGAAGTTACAGAAGAAAG GCAGCCTCTCCATGTCAAGCTTCCAGTCTGTCAAGTCCATGTCAAATTCCACGGTGCCAG CCAACTCTCAAGGCAAGGCCAGGCCCCAGCCCAGCTCCTTCAAGAAGCAAGACTTGAAAGCTGATGTCCCCCAGAAAGTGGACCTGGAAGAGGAGCCCCTACTTCACCACAGCACGCTGGACAAGGTTCCTGGGGTGCAAGGGCAGGTCAA AGACGAGAAGGCAGAGGCCTCTCACGCAGGGGCTGCCTGTGCAGGGGGCAGCCAATACCAGGGCAGGCAGATGATGGGGGTGTACCCCCCGATGACTCTGCCCCCTCACCTGCGAAAGCCCACCACACTTCAGCAGTGCGAAGTGCTCATCCGCCAGCTGTGGAATGCCAACCTCCTGCAGGCCCAAGAG CTGCAGCACCTCAAGTCCCTCCTGGAAGGGAGCCAGAGGCCCCAGGTGGTCCCAGAGGAGGCTGGATCTAGCTCTCCCAG GGACCAGGAAGCCATGCAGTTCCCCAAGATCTCCACCAAGAGCCTCCCCAAGAAATG cacacTCCTCTCCGGGGATGCTCACGGAGACAGTCCCTCTACCCACCCCAGCCTGCTTCTGAGCCCCATGCCTATAGCGGAGCGTGCCATCCTGCCTGCACTGAAGCACACCCTGAAGAACAACTTTGCTGAGCGGCAGAAGAGGCTGCAGGCAATGCAGAAACGGCGCCTGCACCGCTCCGTGCTTTGA
- the LOC141579871 gene encoding coiled-coil domain-containing protein 74B-like isoform X3 has product MIGAGVAAGSRPPSSPTPGSRVTWRRRQRPAVGVQSLGPPSPQLVQSDPQKRVLVLEKSLQFLQQQHSETLVKLHEEIEHLKRENKELHYKLIMNQKLQKKGSLSMSSFQSVKSMSNSTVPANSQGKARPQPSSFKKQDLKADVPQKVDLEEEPLLHHSTLDKVPGVQGQVKDEKAEASHAGAACAGGSQYQGRQMMGVYPPMTLPPHLRKPTTLQQCEVLIRQLWNANLLQAQELQHLKSLLEGSQRPQVVPEEAGSSSPRDQEAMQFPKISTKSLPKKCLLLSPMPIAERAILPALKHTLKNNFAERQKRLQAMQKRRLHRSVL; this is encoded by the exons ATGATCGGTGCGGGGGTGGCGGCCGGGTCGCGGCCCCCCAGCTCGCCGACCCCAGGCTCCCGGGTTACATGGCGCCGGCGCCAGCGCCCCGCTGTGGGCGTCCAGTCCCTGGGGCCGCCGAGCCCGCAGCTCGTGCAGAGCGACCCGCAGAAGCGGGTCCTGGTCCTGGAGAAGAGCCTGCAGTTCCTGCAGCAGCAGCACTCGGAGACTCTGGTCAAGCTCCACGAGGAGATCGAGCACCTGAAGCGGGAGAACAAGG AGCTCCATTACAAGCTCATAATGAATCAGAAGTTACAGAAGAAAG GCAGCCTCTCCATGTCAAGCTTCCAGTCTGTCAAGTCCATGTCAAATTCCACGGTGCCAG CCAACTCTCAAGGCAAGGCCAGGCCCCAGCCCAGCTCCTTCAAGAAGCAAGACTTGAAAGCTGATGTCCCCCAGAAAGTGGACCTGGAAGAGGAGCCCCTACTTCACCACAGCACGCTGGACAAGGTTCCTGGGGTGCAAGGGCAGGTCAA AGACGAGAAGGCAGAGGCCTCTCACGCAGGGGCTGCCTGTGCAGGGGGCAGCCAATACCAGGGCAGGCAGATGATGGGGGTGTACCCCCCGATGACTCTGCCCCCTCACCTGCGAAAGCCCACCACACTTCAGCAGTGCGAAGTGCTCATCCGCCAGCTGTGGAATGCCAACCTCCTGCAGGCCCAAGAG CTGCAGCACCTCAAGTCCCTCCTGGAAGGGAGCCAGAGGCCCCAGGTGGTCCCAGAGGAGGCTGGATCTAGCTCTCCCAG GGACCAGGAAGCCATGCAGTTCCCCAAGATCTCCACCAAGAGCCTCCCCAAGAAATG CCTGCTTCTGAGCCCCATGCCTATAGCGGAGCGTGCCATCCTGCCTGCACTGAAGCACACCCTGAAGAACAACTTTGCTGAGCGGCAGAAGAGGCTGCAGGCAATGCAGAAACGGCGCCTGCACCGCTCCGTGCTTTGA
- the LOC141579871 gene encoding coiled-coil domain-containing protein 74B-like isoform X5 translates to MLSLGTCCSMCPKPFCFPDGPSGNHLSSGCLLGLGLRQRSVGIAGRTQPCQAEEGLLTDTQARRRAWASCRRQCRPCALSRRQPLHVKLPVCQVHVKFHGARDEKAEASHAGAACAGGSQYQGRQMMGVYPPMTLPPHLRKPTTLQQCEVLIRQLWNANLLQAQELQHLKSLLEGSQRPQVVPEEAGSSSPRDQEAMQFPKISTKSLPKKCTLLSGDAHGDSPSTHPSLLLSPMPIAERAILPALKHTLKNNFAERQKRLQAMQKRRLHRSVL, encoded by the exons ATGCTCTCCCTCGGGACCTGCTGTTCCATGTGTCCCAAACCCTTCTGCTTTCCAGATGGCCCTTCAGGAAACCACCTTTCCAGTGGGTGCTTGCTGGGTCTGGGGTTGCGTCAACGGAGTGTGGGTATAGCAGGGAGGACACAGCCCTGCCAGGCTGAGGAAGGGCTCCTCACTGACACACAGGCCAGGAGGCGAGCATGGGCATCTTGCAGGCGGCAGTGCCGACCCTGTGCACTCTCCCGCAGGCAGCCTCTCCATGTCAAGCTTCCAGTCTGTCAAGTCCATGTCAAATTCCACGGTGCCAG AGACGAGAAGGCAGAGGCCTCTCACGCAGGGGCTGCCTGTGCAGGGGGCAGCCAATACCAGGGCAGGCAGATGATGGGGGTGTACCCCCCGATGACTCTGCCCCCTCACCTGCGAAAGCCCACCACACTTCAGCAGTGCGAAGTGCTCATCCGCCAGCTGTGGAATGCCAACCTCCTGCAGGCCCAAGAG CTGCAGCACCTCAAGTCCCTCCTGGAAGGGAGCCAGAGGCCCCAGGTGGTCCCAGAGGAGGCTGGATCTAGCTCTCCCAG GGACCAGGAAGCCATGCAGTTCCCCAAGATCTCCACCAAGAGCCTCCCCAAGAAATG cacacTCCTCTCCGGGGATGCTCACGGAGACAGTCCCTCTACCCACCCCAGCCTGCTTCTGAGCCCCATGCCTATAGCGGAGCGTGCCATCCTGCCTGCACTGAAGCACACCCTGAAGAACAACTTTGCTGAGCGGCAGAAGAGGCTGCAGGCAATGCAGAAACGGCGCCTGCACCGCTCCGTGCTTTGA